GAAACCGCGGTCCAGGAGACATCGCCTTTTTGCAGAACTTGCGTTACACAACTGTGACATGAAACTGACTACCACCACCTGTGAGCCTATAGGAAAACGGTGGTGGTAGTGAAGTTTGTTTGACATTTTTCGGCGAAATGGGGCAGGGAAATATGCGAGACTTCCCCCCACCCCCCAAAGGTAGACGTAATCCCTCTCGTTGTGGCGTGGTTTCCCGACCACGCCACTCTTCCGACCGAAGGTCTCCTGTCCAGCGGCGTGTGTTGCAGGCCCCGTCGCGGATGGTATATTTTGAGCATGGTTGAATGGTCGTCTTGCGTCCCATTGGTTTGGGGCGCATGGTGCTTGGATTATATCCGACGGCAGATTGAACAATGGACAGACAACGCGCCCTTGAATTGCTGAGACAAAGCAAGCCCGAATTGCAGGCCCGTTTCGGCGTGACCCGGCTGGCATTGTTTGGCTCGACCGCCCGCGACACGGCAAGCAGCGGCAGCGATGTGGACGTGCTGGTGGCTTTTGAGGGTCCCGCCACCTCCCGGCGCTATTTTGGGGTGCAATTCCACTTGGAAGACCTCCTCGGCTGCCCGGTTGACCTGGTCACTGAGAAGGCCCTGCGGCCGGAGTTGCGCACGCGGATCGAAAAGGAGCGTGTCAATGTCTGAACCCGGCAACTCCGAATGGCGTCTCTACCTCAATGACATGATTGACTTCGCCGGCAAGGTGCTGGCCTATACCAATGGACTCGACCAGGCCGGCTTCTCAGCAAATGGGCTTGCCTATGATGCCACACTGCGCAACCTGGAACTGATTGGTGAAGCCGCCACCCATATCCCGGACGAAGTCCGCGCCGCCCATCCCCAAATCCCCTGGCGGATGATCATTGCCACCCGCAACCGCCTGATTCACGGGTATCTCGGCATTGATGACGACACTCTGTGGAGCATCATCAAGGACGACGTGCCCACGCTGCTCACCATGCTTGAGGCCCTGAAGAGCGAAGCATAAAGCCCGCGAGCGCCACGGGCGCGGGACGGGGCATCGTGCTTATGCCCTCCGCCTGCCCCACCGGACGGGAACTGTCGGCGGTGGCCATGAAGAACTACGAGGTCATGGTGCGGCTGGCGGAGGCGGGGTGAGCGCGGGGGCAAGGTACAGGCACCGGTTGCGCAAACCAGGGGCTTGGACATGGCGTTGGGCCGTCGGCGCAACCGTTGCCAGTCCCTTACACGTAGAAGAGGCTTCCAGCCTCTTGAAGAACACGGCAAGATGCCGTGTCTACAGGGGACTGCCAACGGCGCGGTTCATGGCCATGGCCCGAAGGAAATGCCGCCGGCCGCGCCGGTGGCTGTCCCCGGACCATACACATGTGTTGAAGAACATCCCCCGGCCCTGAAGGGCCACCTGCCTTCGCCGGAGGCTACGGCAAGGCACGCCCCCTTCGGAAGGGGGACCAAAAGGGCGCAACCGTTGCCAGTCCCGTTGGCGCTACCTGAGGGGACTGCCAACGACGCGGTCTATGGCCATTGCCCGGAGAAAATGCCGCCGGCCGCGTCGGTGGCTGTACCCGAACCCCTAACACCATGTCAAACCAGGCGACCAAAATTGCGTAGCGTTCTGAGCGTTTGGAGCGTTAGCACCCCTCGCCATTCCTGCGCGGCATCATTCCACGCTTCGGGGAATGCGCCGCCCCATGACCAATTCGGCGCCCAACTTCCATTGGCGTCCTGCCGTTCGATCTCATAATCGAGATTGCGTTCGATTTCCGCTGATATCCCCGGTGCAAATGGCGAATCCGGCGAAGTAACCACACTCAGCGGTTTCAGCCCGTAACTTTCCCACTGCGGGCGTTCCCGCGCGAGCGTGCAGTCTATGGCGCGCTGAATTTTCCCCACGATGCGGGTTCGCATGTGGTCCGGCAAGCTTTTGGTTTCTGCAAGAAAAACGCAGCAGCCGATCTCATGCATCTCCATGGCGTCAGGGAGTGATTCGAGATGGAACAGCATTGCCTCGGTGCATTCCATTAGAAAATCAGATGGCGTCAAACTGTGATAGTGGTGGAGATGCGCAATAATCTGGGCCCCCGGATTGGCCTTTTGCCCGTTCCACCGCGCCATTCTTGCCGGGTCACACGTCCACCACGGCGCGTGGGGCGCGGTGTTGTCGTGAAGCGGAATGATCGGCCAAAAGTGGTGTTCCGAATCATAGAGATTGAGCAGATACTCAACCGCTTTCTGCACAAGTGAATTGTCGGCGCCCGCGCCTGTCTCCCGCAGGTTCTGCAAAGCGATGGAAGTGGCGAGGGCCGAAGAGTCCGGCACTCTGAAGTCCGGTTCAAGGCCGTGCCCGAAACCTCCATCCGGGTTCTGGAACTTCATGAGCTCGGCCAAAACGTTGTCCTGGGAACCTTCCCCGAAATGATACGCAAACAGGCTGCGCTCCAGGGGGCGACCCCTTTCGTAGATGAAGCCCCTCGCCGCATTCTGCTTATCCCGCGATAATTTCATATCTGCGTCCCTTCCCCGTCGTGACCGGTCTCAGCGCCGGTCTGACCTTCGTTGGTGCCCGCCAAAATTCCGCAAATAGCAACCAGCCCGCGATGGTGGAGACCTCCGGTCGGAAGAGTGGCGTGGTCGGGAGACCATGCCACAACAAGTCCCTTTGGTGCTACCTGAGGGGACTGCCAACGGCGCGGTTCATGGCCACTTCCGCCGAGAAACCGTCGCGCCCATCAAAGCAACCCGGAGAACTGGTCGCAAGTCAAATCCGCATCACGAAGGATCTGGCGCAGAAGCCCAGGCCCCAAGTCTTCCCCGGCATGTACGGGTATAACCGTCATGCGTCCGTCGGCATGTGCCAAGACGTGATGACTGCCTTTGATGCGCACCACGTTGAAACCCACCTTTCGCAATGCCGCTATCGCTTCGGTTGCCCGAATTCGAGGCAGGCGGCTCATACATCCACCGCAACCTTCTGTACTCCAACAAAATCACCGATCACAGCGTCTTCACCCGCCGCAACCAGATAGGCTTCGATAGCCTCCTGCATTCGCGCTCCCAGTTCGTCCATCGTGCGTGCCTGGGTATGGCAGCCGGGAAGAGAAGGTATGGAACCCACAAGCCAGCCGTCTTCATCGCGTTCAATAAAGACATGCACCTCTTTTTTCATATGCCGAACCTCCTGTTCAACTTCCATTTTATCATATCGGCTGACTCGACATGTTGCGTGGCCTGCCGGACGCACCCGCTGGCGCAACCGTTGCCAGTCCCTTTGGCGTTACCTGAGGGGACTGCCAACGGGGCGGTTCACGGACATGGCCCGGAGGAAATGCCGCTGGCCGCGTCGGTGGCTGTACCCGGCCCCCTCACTCCGCCTTTCCCCACAGCACCCGCGCCACGTAAAGCGCGCCCTTGGCGCCGCGTTTCCGGGCCTCGTCGTTCCACACGCCCTCGCCGACAGTGACCCAGGACTCGTTGTCCGTGACCGGGCCCGCGCCGAAGTTGCCCATGGCGGCGCCGCGCTCGGGGATGAGCACCCGCTCGGTGGCGCGCAGCACCCGCAGGGTGTCCTGGTCCACCTGGGCGATGAAGAGCGGCGCGCGGTTGCGCATGACATGATCGTTGTTCGCGCCGCGCCGGGTATACACCAGAAACAGGTTGTCCCCATGCGCCAGCCAGTGCTGCTGCGTGTTGTATGAGCCCAGCTCTTCGCCGTCGTCGAAGAGCCACGGGGTGATGGGGTCGAAGTGCAGGCCGTCCGTGCCGGAGGTGACATAGCCCCGCGCGTCGTTGCGCAGGGTGAGGAAATAGCGGTCCCCGCACTTCACGAGGGACGGCTCGCAGAGGCCCCGCCCGCCCTGCACGGTCATCTCCGTGCCGTGCTCCACATAGGACAGGGTGGTCCCGTCAAAGCGGCACCGGGCCACGGTGACGGAGAAATCCTCCTGGGCGCTCTTTCCGAAATACAGCGGCAGCAGCAGGGACCCGTCCGGCTCGACCAGCCACTGGGCGCAGGCGTTCCGCGAGAAATTGAACTTCGGGTCGGCGGGCATCTCAATCAGTTTCCACGGGGTCCAGGACCGGTCCTTCGGGTCGAAGACCGTGTAGGCCGTCTGGTCCGCGCGGTCCGCCTTCTCGAAGAGCGCCCCGCCCTGCTTGTAATAGAGCTGCGCGCCGATGCCCAGCACCTTCCCCGTGGGCGCGTGCCAGCCGGGGGTCACGTCGCACACGGCGATGATGGAGTTCTCCGGCCCCTCGCGCCAGGGCAGTTCCGGAATCGCGTCCGGCCCGGACCAGGTCTTCCCCAGGTCGTCGGTCAGCATGCAGTAGAGTTCCGAGTAGAAATCCGACACTTGGAGATGCTTTTGCAGGGTCATCACCACCAGCGGCGCGCCGTCCTTGCCCGCGCCGGGAACCGCCGCCGCGCGCGGGTGGAACCACAGATACTTGCCGTCGTCGTGTTCCACCGGCACATCCAGCACGATGTCATAAGGGACGGGCGCGGGTGTCTGCGCAAAGACCGGAACCGCCAAAAATACCACGGCAAGCATCAGGGGCAGCGCTTTCCCTGGGAACGCCAATCTCCCGATTGGCAGTGTTTGAAGAGGCCAATCAGGAGATTGGCGTTCCCAGGAAAGAGGATTCCTCAACCACCGATGGGCGGTCTTTCCCCGTGCCATATCGTCCCAAACATTACTCATGCCGCCCTCCATTCGTCGCGGTGAATCGTCCGCGCTTGTCTTCCATGCCCTTGAAATACAGGTCCAGGAAATCCAGCAGGGTCTCCCACGAGTCCGCGCCCTCCGGGCCGTTCGGGTCATGGTGACCGTAGTCCCCCTCATAATACACCAGGTTGCCGGGTTTCCCCAGCCAGTCATAGACAGGCCGCGCCGCGTCAATGGCGGCCCGTTCTCCGGCGGGGTTGCCCCAATGGTCGGTCCGGCCCGTGTGGACGCACATCGGCCTCGGCGCGACCAGGGCGTGCAGCCAGTGCTGGTCAAGGGGCAGTTCGTCCTCGCTGTCCATGTAGGCGAAGAGGGCGGGATGCAGCCAGAACCTTTCAAGCAGTTGCTCTATCCGCTGCGCCCCTTTCCCGCGCACCCGGTACAGGGCCGAACCGCCCATGCCGGACATGTGCGGGACCACGGCGGCGAAGCGCTCGTCCAGCGCGCCCGCCAGCAGGGCGGACTTGCCCCGGCGCGAATGCCCCCACACGGCCACCCGCTTCGCGTCCAATTCGGGCAGGCTCTCCAGCCAGTTCATGGCGACGCGGTACCCCCACGCGCCCACGGCCACCACGCCCCAGTCATGGTCCGGATACGCGTCCAGCGCGGCGCGGTGCGCCGGGTCCTCGAAACTGGCCAAGGCGTTGTGGTCAAAGCCCGCAAAGGCGTAGCCCCGCGCGAGCACCCGCTGGACGATGCCGTTTTTCAGGAAGGGGTCCGGCCACCAGACCGGCTCCATGGCCAGCACCACCGGCACCGGGCCTTCGGCGTCGCGGGGCCGCCAGTAGCCGGCCTCCATCGAGAGACCACCAAAGCGGAGGCGGGCCGTCACCTTTACCGCCCACAGGTCCGCCGGTTCCGTGAAATGGGCCTCCTCCCGCGCCGTCTCCGCCGCGACGACGGCGGGCGGCTCCGGCGCATGGCCGTATTCGTGGGTCAACAGGATGTCCCGCATCTCCGCCCGCCGCGCCGTCCAGTCCTCCGGCGTTTGCACCGCCTGCCCGCTGTTCATCGTCAGCGGGCCGGGGAGGGGCGGGGCCGCGAAAGTCGGCGCTGAAAAGACCGCAACGGAAAACAGCACGGCGGCAACGAAACATGCGGGGCGCTTTAATCTGAACGACTGTGGTGGCCGCATAAAGGTCTCCCGTGTGGATGGGGACCATGATACACCGGGCCGCGCCTAGTTGAGCACGATGTCCCCGCCGTCGGTTTCGAGGAGCACCGAGAACCGCCCGTCGTTCAGGCGGCCCGTGAACTCCTGCTGGTCCCCGCCGATGACGCCGGTCAGGGGAAGGGAACTCTGCACGCGGCCCTGTCCGGCGCGCAGGGTGAGCGTGGCGCTGGTCTCGGGGGTGAGGAGCAGGCTGATGCCCGCCTTCTCGGCGCGGAGGTCGAGGTTGCCCATGAGCGGTTCCAGGGAGAGGAGGCGGATGTCGCCGCCGCTGTTGCGGACCTGGACGTCGCCGCGCGGGGTCTCGACGATGGTGCGCCCCTCGAGGTTCTGCGCGGAGATTTTGCCGCTGACGCGGGTCAGGGTGATGTCGCCGTAGCGCGCGGAGACTTCGACCCCGGCGGTGCAGTCCCCGGCGCGCACAACCCCCTGCCGGTTGGAGAGGACCGCCGGGCCGTCCAGGTTGTCCACGGCCAGTTCGCCCTTCTCCTGGTTCACCGTGACCTCGTCGTTCATCCCGCTGACGGAGACATTCCCCCCGGCGGCGTTGATCCGCAGGGGCATGCCCCGCGGCGCGCGCACCAGCAGGTCCACGCGCCAGGAGTCGCACCCGAAGCGGGCCATGTCCGCGTCGGCCACGGTGTGCAGGGTGATCCGGCCGGGGTCCTCCTGCGCCCGCAGTTCCAGCGCGCCTAGGGCGGACACGGCGGACGCGGCGTTGGGCACCCAGACAATGCGCGTGGCCGAGACCTCCAGTTCGGTCCCGTCCACCCCCTCGACCCGGACATTGCCCGTGACCGCCTCGACGCCGAGGACCGCGCCGGGCTGGGGCGTGAAACGGCGCGTGGTCACCTCGTTGAACATGCTCCCGCTGTCGGCGGCCTTCGCCGGTGCGGGGCCGCCGTTCTGGAGGGAAACGGCCACGTCGCTGAACGAGGCGTTCAGGGTGATTTGCTGGGACGCGCCGGGTTTCGGGCGGCGCGCGATGATGCGGTCCTCCTGCCCGGAGCGGGACAGGTCCAGGTCGCTCTTCAGCGCGCCGTGCAGCACGGCGATGGTGAGGTCCGGGTCCGCGTCCGCCGGAAAAAGCAGCTCCGCCCGCCCGCTGTCCACGGTGAGGTTCGCGTTGAGGTTCGGCGCGGGGCGCGTGATCCGCAGGGAGCCCCGGAAACTGGCCACCCGCAGCTCGCCCGCGACATTGCTGAGCTCGGCGCGGGCGCCGTCCATCTGGAACACGCCGCCCTGGGCCAGGCCGTCCGCCACGACGGGGAACTCGCCCTGGGTCCGCACGCGCACGGCGCCCCCGGCCTGCCGAATCTCGACGGCGCCGTACTGCGCCTCCACGCCGACGAGACCGCCCGCCCCCGAGACGAACACGTCGCCGAAAAAGTTGTCCGCCACAAGGCTGGCGTCTTTGGGCAGGGTGACGCGGTAGTTCACGGCGATGGTGATCCGGCCCTGCTCGCCCCGGGTCTCCGGGAGCAGGGTCTTGATCTCCACCACGTCCTCGCCCGCCGCCGCGTTCACGCTGATGGCGCCCGCCACCTGCGCGGCCGTCTCGGGCGAGTCGGCGCCCACGGAAATCTCAGCCGTCACCTGGACCACCCGCTCGTTCCAGGTGTCCACGCGGATTTCACCGAAGGAGTTGGTGATGGAGACCACGGGCGCGGGGCCGGTGGGGTAGCGCTCCTCGAAGGTGCGGCGCTCCGTGTGGGTGGCCGCCCCGTCCTCGCCCAGGCGCAGGGTCGGGCCCAGCAGGTCGTCCGCGCGGCGGCCCACCTCGTCCAGGCCACGGGCCACGCCCTCGATGCCCGAGCGGATGCGGCCCGCGATCCCCGGCTGGGCCTGCGCGGCGGCGGCGCAGCAGAGCAGCGCGAGGAGAAGAGGCAGAACACGGGGCGCGGACTTTGCGGGACGCATGGCCGGTCCCCCGGTCAAAGGGTCCGCTCGATGAACAGGTCGCGCAGGCTCTCCGCCTGCCGGTCCAGATGGGTCCGGACCAGTTCATTCGCGCGGGGGCAGCCGGGGTTGCGCTCGAGCGCGGCCAGGGCGGCGTTGATGTCCTGGTTCACCCCCTCGAGGGTCCGGCGGCGCTCCCACTCGCGGAGGGTGCGCGGCTCGGCGGAAAGGCGGGCGACCGAGGCGGAGAGGCGCCCGATCTCGCGGGCGCGGTCCTGAATGTTTTCAGGGGGTGCGGGCCGCTCCTCCGCGGCCAGGGCGGCGCGCTTGGGCAGGCTGCCGGTCGGGGTGAAGTCGGGTCCGCCGGAGGACTCGCCCAGGGCCGAGGAGAAAACCAGCGCGGCCGTCGCGGCCATCAGAACGGTGAAGACAGCCCCCCGGAACGCGCCCGCCAGCAGGGACCGGGCCGGCGCGGGGCGGCTCTGGGGCTCCGCGGCGCGGCGCGCCTCGCGGGCGCCCTCCAGAATCTGGCGGGCAAGGCCCGAGGAGGGCTCGGAGGCGGGCACGGACGCGGCAAACTCCAGGCTGGCGCGGATGGCGCGCACCTCGGCGGCGCAGCGCGGGCAGGCGGACAGGTGCGCCGCCATGGCGGCGGAGACCGGCGACCTGCGGTCCACCAGCGACTCGGCGTGCGTCACCAGTTGGTGGCGCGTCGGATGCCGCAGAATCGTGGTGTCCAAGGTGATGCTCATGGTGCGCCGGAGGCCCCGTCCGTTAATGCAGATATTCCCGGTACTTCTCCAGATGCGGCCGCAGGGCGTACTCCGCCCGGGCGATGCGCGACTTGATGGTGCCCACCGGGCAGTCCGTGATCTCCGCGATTTCCTCGTAGGACAGCCCCTGGAACCGCTTCAGCACGAAGGCCTCGCGGTAGTGCTCGGGCACCTTGTGCAGCGCCTCGTTCACAGCCTCGGAGATTTCACCGCGCTTGAACGCGGTCAGCACGCACGCCTTGTCGTCGCTGATGCTGTCCATCGGGCTGTCGCCGTCTTCGGCCCCGTCGTTTCCCCACCAGGAAAGGCTGAAAATGCGCGGGCGCCGCTTCTGGCGGGCCCACTCCTTATAAACGATGTTTGACGCGATCGTGTACAGATAGGTCGAGAACTTCGCCGTGGGGGTGTAGCGGCCCGCGTTCTTCACCAGGGCCATGAAGGTTTCCTGGGTCAGCTCCTCGGCCACGTGGCGGTTCTGCACCATGCGGTAGATGTAGTTGAACATGGGCCGGTTGAAGCGCCGGACCAGTTCCTCGAAGGCGGACTCGTCCCCCCGGCCATGCGCCAGCATCAGGTCCTCGTCGGACCATTCCGAAACATGAAGGGGCGCGTCCACCGGACGCAGATGCGGCGTGGCGGTTTCAAACCGGGCTATGTTGGCTGCATTGTTGTCGGTCATTGGAGGTTCCCAATCATCCGCCTTCGGACCTTGGACAGGTTAATACGCGGTTTCCGGAAAAAGTTCCCGGACCCCGCGCGGAAAGGCGGAATGTCCTGTCGTTATTCTTATCCTGAGTATTTTCACACAGTTGCGGCGGCGCGCACAAGCGCGGCCGCCCCGTAAACACCCTCAGGGCCTGTCCTCTTCCGGCGGAAACTCCGGCGGCGCCATCCGCGAGAGGGCCGAGGTCAGCAGGTCCACCAGCAACTGGTTCCGGTTCATCCCCTCCACCCGCGCCGCCAGGGTCAGGGCGTGGTACACATCGTTCGGCAGCCGGATGGTCATCCGTGTCGTGTCAAACTCGTCATCCGCGTGGCCCGGGGCAAACAGGGGCTCGCCGGACAAATCCACGGCGTTGAAGAGGTCCTGCTGCACCGGCGGCGGCACGCGCAGCCTCCCGGTCCTGCTGGACGGAAACAGTTCCTGTAGTATTTCCACGTTGCTCTTTCCCTGGTTGATGCGCTCCTGGACGGCGGCCCGCCCGCCCATGCTCCGCAGAAAACGGACCATGCCCAGCGGGGTGACCCGGTGGCCGGACTCATGGACAAAGGCCACGGCGGCGTCGCCCTCCAGGCGGCGCCGCACCGTCTCCACGATGCGCTCCAGTTTTTCCAGTGCGTGCTGGCTCATGATGTTTCCGCGACAGGTTTCCCTGTCCACGGCTCGTCCGCATTAAGTATAGTAAACTCTTGACCAAACTGCAAGCGGTAATAATAATAGTGGGCGCGGCAGCGTGCGGAAGTGGCTGCGCCCTTGACATTTCCGGGCGCTTCGGCGAATGATGGTCCTGTTCCGGTGGTCCGGGCCATCCCGCCGCATGCGGCCAAAAAGGAGGACGCCATGAAAGCGCTGGTGTATGACGGGGGATTGCGGGTGGTGGAGGCGCCCATGCCGGCGCCCGCGCCGGGCGAGGCGCTGGTCCGGGTGCTTTCGGCGGGCATCTGCAACACGGACCTGGAGATATGCCGGGGTTACATGGGGTTCACCGGGGTGCTGGGCCACGAGTTCGTCGGGGTGGTGGAGCAGGCGGCGGACGGCAGCCTGATTGGCAAGCGGGTGGTGGGCGAAATCAACTGTGTCTGCCACCGCTGCGACTGGTGCCGCATGGAGATGCCCCACCATTGCGCCGCGCGGACCGTGCTGGGCATTTCGGGCCGTCCGGGCGCCTTCGCGGAGTATGTCGCCCTGCCGGAGGAGAATCTCCATGTCGTGCCGGGGAACATCCGGGACGATGTCGCGGTGTTCGCGGAACCCCTGGCGGCGGCGTTCCGCATTCCGGAGCAGGTCTCCGTCAGTCCGGGGGAGCGGGTCATCGTGCTGGGGGACGGCAAACTGGGCCAGCTCTGCGCGCAGGTGCTGGCCCTGTCCACGAAAAATGTCCTCTGCGTCGGCAGGCACCAGTGGAAACTGGACCTCCTGAGCCTGCGGGGCGTCCAGGGGCAGTTGTCCGACGCGCCCCTGGAGCCGGGCGCGGACCTGGTGGTGGAGGCCACGGGCCGGACCGGCGGGCTGGCCCGCGCCCTGGAACTGGTCCGGCCCGAGGGCACGGTGGTGCTGAAGACCACCGTGGCGGAGACGGAGCCGCTGGACACCAGCATCCCGGTCATCAACGAGGTGCGGCTGGTCGGCTCGCGGTGCGGGCCGTTCCGCCCGGCCCTCGAGGCGCTGGCGCGGGGCGCGGTCGAGGTGCGCCCGATGGTCACCGAGGCGTATGATCTGCGGGAGGGCGTCCACGCCATGACCCGCGCCGGCGCCCCCGGCGTGATGAAGGTGCTGCTGCGGATGTAGGCGGCGGCGCGAAACAACCCAGCCGTCCGGTAAACGCCGAAGGGCTGCCGGACATCAAGGAGACACGACCATGGAAGTTGGCATGCTGACCGGCCCCTTCGGCAATGAGTCCCTGGAGACGGTGCTGGACTTTGCGGAGTCAGTCTCCATTTCCTGCCTCGAGATACCCGCGCATGCGGGGAGCAGGCACCTGGACGCGTCAAAGCTCACCGCGGCGAAGGCAAAAGAGGTCCGGGCGGCCCTGGACGCGCGCATGCTCCGCATCAGCGCGCTGGCCCTTTACACCTGCGACATCAGCGTGCCGAAAAAGGTGAAGGCCGTGCAGGCGCAGGCGAAGGTCGTGATAGACGCGGCGGCGAAACTGGGCGTGCCCACGGTGTGCATGCTGGCGGGCTTCCCCGCGCCGGGCCTGTCGAAAATCGAGACCATCCGCACCGTCCTTCCCGCCGCGTTCAAGCCCATCCTGGCCCACGCGCGGAAGAAGGGCGTGAACATCGCCCTGGAAAACTGGTACCAGACCTGCCTCCAGGGCATAGACACCTTCGAGGCCCTTTTCGAGGCCGTCCCCGACGCCAATTTCGGCCTGAACTACGACCCGTCGCACCTGGTCCACCAGCAGTGCGACCATCTGGCGCCGGTCGGCATGTTCGGAAACCGCATCTTCCACACCCACGCGAAGGACACCCTGATTGACTACGCGAAGCGGGCCAGGACCGGCGTGTACGCCGAAGGCTGGTGGCGCTATGTCATCCCCGGCTCGGGCGTGATTCGTTGGGGTGAGTACATCAGCCACCTGCGCATGAACGGCTACGACGGCGTCCTGAGCATCGAGCACGAGGACGCCGCCCAGACCCGCGAGGAGGGTTTCGCCCGGGGCGCATGGCATCTGGAGCAGTTCTGCTGACGCGGGAAACCGCGGGGAGAGACGGAGCATGGCACAGAAACCCCTTTCAAGGCGCGCCTTTCTGGCGGCGTCCGGCGCGGGCGCGGCGGGGCTGGCCGCTTCCGGCGCGGTTGTGGAGGACCCGGCGATGACGGAGGCCGCTGAGAAAAAGGGCGCGCAGCGCCTGGGCATGGCCCAGTTGAAATCCTGGGAAAAGCTCGGCTACGGCATGTTCATCCACTTCGGCATGAGCACCTTTGTCCAGGACGAGCTGCCGGACGGGTCACACCCCGCCGAAACCTACGCGCCAGACCGGCTGGACGTGGACCAGTGGATTCGCGTGGCCGCCGAGGCGGGCATGCGCTACGCCGTGCTCACCACGAAGCATGTGGCGGGGCACTGCCTCTGGCCCACGGAACTCACGGACTACTCCGTGAAGAACAGCGCCAACACCACGGACGTGGTCGGGGCGTTTGTGGCGGCGTGCCGCTCGAACGGCGTCCTGCCGGGCTTTTACTACTGCTCCTGGGACAACCACAACCGCTTCGGCAGCCGCACCCCCTCCGACGGCGACGGCCCCTTCACCACCTCGACGTACCAGACTTTTCAGACGGCGCAGATCACCGAGCTGCTCACCCGCTACGGCAACATCGCCGAAATGTGGGTGGACATCCCCGGCGTGCTTGGGCGGGGCTACCGCACCTTCCTCTACAACCACATCGCCTCGCTCCAGCCCGGCGCCGTGATCATGATGAACAGCGGCATCAGCACCCAGGAGACCTATGACATCGAGTACGCCTGGCCCTCCGACATCATCGCCATCGAGCGCAGCCTGCCCGTCGAGGCGGGCTACCAGAAGACGCGCGAGATCGAGGGGAAGGAGTATTACATGCCCGGCGAGGTCTGCGACCCCGTCGGCAAGGAATGGTTCTGGGTCGAGGGCGACAAGCCGCGGAGCGACGACGAGCTGCTGAAACAGTTCCGCGCCTGCAAAGATCGCGGGGTGAACCTCCTCCTCGACGTGCCGCCGGACAAACACGGCGTCATCCCCGACGAGACCGTGCAGGCCCTCATGCGCCTGCGGAAAAACGCCGGAATTTGACAAATTCACGGGCCGTCCCGTAGAATAAAAAGCACCGAGGCGGCATAGCCAAGTGGTAAGGCAGAGGCCTGCAAAGCCTTTATACCCCGGTTCAAATCCGGGTGCCGCCTCCATCTTTTTTTCTCCTCTCCCCCCATCGTCACTCCCGTTCCGTCATTGCGAGCCCCTGACCGTCCAAGGGCGGGGATTTCGTCGAAGAAAAGGGGCTTTCAATCCTGGGAACGCCGATCTCCTGATCGGCTTCCTGAAG
This window of the Candidatus Hydrogenedentota bacterium genome carries:
- a CDS encoding sigma-70 family RNA polymerase sigma factor: MTDNNAANIARFETATPHLRPVDAPLHVSEWSDEDLMLAHGRGDESAFEELVRRFNRPMFNYIYRMVQNRHVAEELTQETFMALVKNAGRYTPTAKFSTYLYTIASNIVYKEWARQKRRPRIFSLSWWGNDGAEDGDSPMDSISDDKACVLTAFKRGEISEAVNEALHKVPEHYREAFVLKRFQGLSYEEIAEITDCPVGTIKSRIARAEYALRPHLEKYREYLH
- a CDS encoding alcohol dehydrogenase catalytic domain-containing protein; this translates as MKALVYDGGLRVVEAPMPAPAPGEALVRVLSAGICNTDLEICRGYMGFTGVLGHEFVGVVEQAADGSLIGKRVVGEINCVCHRCDWCRMEMPHHCAARTVLGISGRPGAFAEYVALPEENLHVVPGNIRDDVAVFAEPLAAAFRIPEQVSVSPGERVIVLGDGKLGQLCAQVLALSTKNVLCVGRHQWKLDLLSLRGVQGQLSDAPLEPGADLVVEATGRTGGLARALELVRPEGTVVLKTTVAETEPLDTSIPVINEVRLVGSRCGPFRPALEALARGAVEVRPMVTEAYDLREGVHAMTRAGAPGVMKVLLRM
- a CDS encoding exo-alpha-sialidase, yielding MLAVVFLAVPVFAQTPAPVPYDIVLDVPVEHDDGKYLWFHPRAAAVPGAGKDGAPLVVMTLQKHLQVSDFYSELYCMLTDDLGKTWSGPDAIPELPWREGPENSIIAVCDVTPGWHAPTGKVLGIGAQLYYKQGGALFEKADRADQTAYTVFDPKDRSWTPWKLIEMPADPKFNFSRNACAQWLVEPDGSLLLPLYFGKSAQEDFSVTVARCRFDGTTLSYVEHGTEMTVQGGRGLCEPSLVKCGDRYFLTLRNDARGYVTSGTDGLHFDPITPWLFDDGEELGSYNTQQHWLAHGDNLFLVYTRRGANNDHVMRNRAPLFIAQVDQDTLRVLRATERVLIPERGAAMGNFGAGPVTDNESWVTVGEGVWNDEARKRGAKGALYVARVLWGKAE
- a CDS encoding DUF86 domain-containing protein, with the protein product MSEPGNSEWRLYLNDMIDFAGKVLAYTNGLDQAGFSANGLAYDATLRNLELIGEAATHIPDEVRAAHPQIPWRMIIATRNRLIHGYLGIDDDTLWSIIKDDVPTLLTMLEALKSEA
- a CDS encoding alpha-L-fucosidase, with translation MAQKPLSRRAFLAASGAGAAGLAASGAVVEDPAMTEAAEKKGAQRLGMAQLKSWEKLGYGMFIHFGMSTFVQDELPDGSHPAETYAPDRLDVDQWIRVAAEAGMRYAVLTTKHVAGHCLWPTELTDYSVKNSANTTDVVGAFVAACRSNGVLPGFYYCSWDNHNRFGSRTPSDGDGPFTTSTYQTFQTAQITELLTRYGNIAEMWVDIPGVLGRGYRTFLYNHIASLQPGAVIMMNSGISTQETYDIEYAWPSDIIAIERSLPVEAGYQKTREIEGKEYYMPGEVCDPVGKEWFWVEGDKPRSDDELLKQFRACKDRGVNLLLDVPPDKHGVIPDETVQALMRLRKNAGI
- a CDS encoding type II toxin-antitoxin system HicA family toxin; the encoded protein is MSRLPRIRATEAIAALRKVGFNVVRIKGSHHVLAHADGRMTVIPVHAGEDLGPGLLRQILRDADLTCDQFSGLL
- a CDS encoding type II toxin-antitoxin system HicB family antitoxin, translating into MKKEVHVFIERDEDGWLVGSIPSLPGCHTQARTMDELGARMQEAIEAYLVAAGEDAVIGDFVGVQKVAVDV
- a CDS encoding nucleotidyltransferase family protein, with protein sequence MDRQRALELLRQSKPELQARFGVTRLALFGSTARDTASSGSDVDVLVAFEGPATSRRYFGVQFHLEDLLGCPVDLVTEKALRPELRTRIEKERVNV
- a CDS encoding sugar phosphate isomerase/epimerase; protein product: MEVGMLTGPFGNESLETVLDFAESVSISCLEIPAHAGSRHLDASKLTAAKAKEVRAALDARMLRISALALYTCDISVPKKVKAVQAQAKVVIDAAAKLGVPTVCMLAGFPAPGLSKIETIRTVLPAAFKPILAHARKKGVNIALENWYQTCLQGIDTFEALFEAVPDANFGLNYDPSHLVHQQCDHLAPVGMFGNRIFHTHAKDTLIDYAKRARTGVYAEGWWRYVIPGSGVIRWGEYISHLRMNGYDGVLSIEHEDAAQTREEGFARGAWHLEQFC